One Sporosarcina sp. FSL W8-0480 genomic window, CCATTCATCAAGGGAAACATATGTGGAAATCACTTTTGTTTCACTGTAAAGTTCCGTCGCGAGTGTGGTTCCATATTTATTCACATGAGCAACCGTTCCATCTACCGGGCTGACTAATGCGGGACGTGCCGAGTTTTGAGTTAGTTGGGTTTGCACCACAGTCAATTTGCGATTAATCTCCGATAGTTCCCTTTCGGCTTCTGCAATTGCCTGGGCATAGATTCCGTCTTGGCTTACTTGGACATTCACATTCAACTCGATATCTGTTTCGCCTACTGTTTCCGTCGTATTTACGTTTGTATTATCGTCTACAGTCCAACGATCCGACTCCAAGTTGGATAGGATTGATTCGATCGAATTTCGCTGTTCAAGAAGGCCTTCTTCTTCCGCCCGCCAAGCAATGAGCTGATTTTCCGCGTGCTCTGTCTGAAGTAGGGCGATTTCATCACCGATTTGGACCTTGTCTCCTTCTTTTACAAGCCATTCCTCGATCGTCTCGTCATCTCCGACATAGACCGTGAAAATTCCTTCCGGTGAAACGAGCCCTTCTTTATGGATTTCTTCCACAAAATGATTAGGTGTCATGCGCTCATACTTATTTACATATACTGATTTTAAAATCATGCTATTTTTCGAGAATAGAAGGTGGACGTTGACGGCGATGAAGATGCTGATAATGAGGGCAACGGTGATGCTCATTCGTTTATTCATCAAAAGCCACCTCCAAAAATCGAATTCAGTATGGATGTGAACGGGATAAATGCGACTGATGCTGTAATCAGGGCCATTGCCGTATGCAGGCCGACTAACATCCATAAATATGCTCGGCGGTTTTCTTCCGGTCGAATCTGCTTGATGAACCGGTATTGCAACGAAATGATGAGCGCACTTGTGATTGTCAATTGATTAAGAAATAGGATTAGATACCAATTTTCCATAATTGTTGCGGCAAGCGGGCCGAATGATAAAAACGAAAGATTTACTGTTACTCCTTTTATTGCAAAAACAATAAAAATAACCGCCTTTTCCATGAGCAATATGCCTGTTATCAGCACTTGCAACGGAACAAGCCGACGATAAGGGATTTTTGTGATTCCGGAAAGTATCAGAGCAACCCCGAAAATATGAAAACCTATGTAAAGGAGCGACCAAATAATAGCGCCAGCAAGTGACGCGAATCTTGCAAGTATGTAGTCTGTTGTTGTCATTGAAACCATTATTGATGTTAGTGTTTCAGTATTCATGCCCCAAATATTTCTTAATGAAAAAAGGACAATACCAAGGAGCAGTACAATGACTAACCTTTGTGTGAAGTTACGCATCGTGCTGTTTTGTAGATTTGAAGCAAGCTCATCTGGTCTCGTCAAGTAGTGCCAAAACCTGTATTCAAAGAACATAGCGACAATCCTTTCTGCTTGTAAATGCTGAATTTATAAAGGCTCCACTAACACTACTTTATCAAACCTTGATGGTTTTTCAATATTCGTAGTAACCAATGAATGGAAACAGGTCTTTTTGGTCAGTCTAAGTGTAATAACTTTCATTTCCTATGTGTCAAATTTCCCGGGAAATCGACAAAGGAGCGGATTTTCATGAATAATGATGAAAAACATCGATTCACAGTACAAGACTTCCTATTCGGCCTAACAGGATCCACTGTCTTCGTGATCGCCCTACACTTCTTTACCAGTTAAGCAAGTTAGTTAGTTAGCAATCTTCTATACCCATAAACTCTACATCGTAAACTACTATATTGATTATTTTTCTTTTAGGCGTGTATTTTGGGGGAGTAGAAAGATGTGGACTTATATTTCCTTCATTATGTAGTAAGGTGTCACAGTTGGCTGAAGCGAAAGGCGGCGACTCCGGTCGGATAAGCGGGACAGGTGAGACCCCGATGTGGAGCGAAGCGACCGAGGAGGCTCACCGCCCGCCCCACGGAAAGCGTCCGCCTGTAGCGGAAGCCAACTTTTAATCTACCAAAACAAAAAACACTCATCGTTAACTTTATACGATAAGTGTTTTTTCATGATTTGGTAGTCAAAATTAGAGCATTCCTTCCGTCAATTGTATAAATAAGCTTCGATTCTTTGTCTCTAACGCATAGTCAATCATACGGTCATAATATTCCGCTTCAAGCTCCTCAATAAGCTGGCCCGCCTCCGCAATAACAACTTCGGGCATTTCAATTTTCAACTTCAACGTCCCTTCAAGAATTGTCGAAAGATGCAAATGAAGATCCGATATGAGCAGCAACTGATAGAGCGGCAGTCGGATGAACTTGCTCCCCCGCTGGAAGACAAACACCTCACCTAAATTCTCGACCTGCAGGCTTTTCACGTTCACAACGATTTCTTTCCCTTCGGATGGCACAAACTGATACACTTCACCGCCTTTAATAATGGAAAAATACTGATAGGCAAACACAAGCCGCAGACGGAAATCTTCCTGGCTCGTGAAAAACGGCGTCATACGTTGAACAGAAAGCATCTTCATCCCTCCATCATTGAATATTCCGATTATTATCATTCTATCACATTTGTGACCGTTTTGTGAATGATTTGTTCTCTATAGTATTCAAACTTAAAGAAATAAATGCTTATCCGTTATGTAGATTTTTCGGATTGAAGTTGAAGTTAGCGACTCCCGAAAAATGAAATCGTTTACGGTTGCGGTCTAAAACCTTTATAATGAAGGGAATGCTTAGTTTTAGGGAGTGAGCCGATGCACATGACAGTAGAACGTGTTTCTTATTTGCATGAGCGTAAAATAGATGAGTTAATGCACACAATCAGACATTCCTTTCGCCCGGATATTCATAGCGAGGCCCAGATCATCAGGAAGGCGATTTCCATTGTCCGAAGGGGGACTTTCCTAAGCACATGGTGCGAGAGTGATGGTTCGGCAATGGAGGCAACACTTGTCGATGACGGTGAAGCGATTGATGTGAAGATTGCCTTTCCTGAGACGGAATTGACTTGCTCGTGCGAGGAGAGCGAATGGTGTGAGCATAAAATTTCGATTGTCTTTTATCTGTATTCCCGGTTCCAGTCGTTAACGGAATGGCAGCATGATTGGCAACGAAGAGAGGTAGAGCAAATGGCACTATCCATTTCAGAACGTACGCCGAAGGCATGGAACAGTGCATTATATCGATTAACAAAGCCACTACGTGAGATGGACTCTAATGAAAGTCCGAATGTGTTCATTCATGAAGCTTCGTTGTTGGATCAAAAAGTAATTCCCCTATCCCCTTTTGAGTATGAATGGAAGCCATTATTTGAACTTTTCTACCGTATGCATTTAATAGATTCCGCATGGGAATATCTTCGGATGCAATTGGAGGAAATAAACCATTTCACGTACCGGCAGTGGCAGGTGCAGACGTGGCTCAACGAACAAATCAGTAAATTGCGGAGCCAGGTCCAAGCGTTAGGAAGAAATCCTCGGCCATTTGAGACGGATGCTTTTTATGATGCTTTGAAGATTGACTTCCCTGGATTGGTTTTAGGGCATAAAGGACTTTTCGAGGCACGTCTTGATATCTATTCAATACTGTGGGACTTTTTGTATCGCGATCAAACTTCGAAGGAGAAGGAACTCGCTTCTTTGCGTGAACATGATTCAGCGGATGCTCCGTTTTTTGCCGCTTACTTCTATTTAACGCAAGGAGACGATGAATCACTAAAAATCGTTGCGGAAAAAGCGGGCGGAGAACTGTTGGACCATTGGCTTCCGTTAGCCGATAAAGCGGCGGAAATGGAAGAGTATGAAGCTCTGTCCATTATCATGAATACGATTTTCCCACATATTAGCTCCTTTTTTAAATCCATCAAGAATTCGAATGAAGGCTATCATTTTATACGTAAAATTGACGGTTTGTTAGAAGAGGCCGCCTTTACCGAAGAAAAGCGGGAAGAACTGTTCATGCTTTATGGTTCAGCGGGCGTGGACACATTCGGCGACTTTCTGATTGAGCGGAAACGATTTGCTGAATGGGCAGCGCTGATGCATCGATTCAATGTTCCATATGATGGGATTGACCCCAATACGTTGAAATTTGTTCTATCAAATGATTCTGCAGCTGTCATGCCGTTGCTTCATACGTATGCGATGCGGTTCATCGAGGAGAAGAACCGTCATAGCTACCGCCGCGCCGTACGATTGTTCAAGAATATGAAGGCAGGCGCGAAAAAGAGCGGAAAAGCCGATTTCTGGAATCGGTATATCGACACGGTTCGCGAGCAGTTTAAAAGGCTCCGTGCGCTATCCGAAGAAATGGAAAAGGGGAACTTGAATCTATGACGAAAAAAGATACTTTGAATCTTCATTTTGAGTTGTCGATCAATCGAAATGAACTTGGCAGTTATACGGTTTCCGCTACGGACTCTTTGGGATTCCATATTGATGCAGATAGGCTTTCTTCCTTTCTGTTCTTCAATAATGAACAAGCCTTATACGGCATGTTGGCAGTGACGGATGAAAAAGGCGTTCATTTGAATACGAATGATTTTATTCAAGTTTTTTCGGGCAAGACGCATCCTTTTGCAACGTTCGGTGGGTCATCGGCTGAGGATGAAGACCATTTGGCTGCGTTGCGCGAGGCTGCGGGTATTTTGTCCGAGTCGGATTTCTGGCATCATGTGGCGATGGACGCAGGGAAAATCCGATTTGACGAGGATAAGCTAAACCTTTCTGCTTTTACATCGATGATTTTGCATGATGCGATTCGAGAAAAAATCGAGGCTTCGGGATTGCGTTTCGAACAGTTGCCTACGCTGTTGCCACATCTACGCAAGTTTGGGTGGCCGGGTGAATCGGTTTCGAACATGCCGGTGCGTGTCGCTTTCCGTTTGACGGAGCCGGACGCGGAAACGGATACGGAGTGGTTGTTAGAAACGGTTGTCGTAAGTGAACGCGGAGCGCATTGGACGCCTGCCGTTCGGAAAATGAATGCAGAAGTCGCTGATGCATTGCCTGCCAAGTGGAAAGAGTATGCCGACGAAATTTTAAAGAAGCAGTCCGAGATGGTGTCTTTCCTGCGTTCCATAGAGGTGGAGCCGGGCAACCGCTTTTTATCGATGCCAATGTCTGATCCCGAGGTTCGGGTCTTCATCCAGGAAGATTTGCCGATTTTTCAGTCTTTCGGTTTTCCAGTCATCCTCCCTGCTTGGTTGAAGTCAGTGACGGAGACAAGGATGCGTGTCCGGACGAGCGCGAGTGTGCAGTCATATCGTGCTGCTGCTAATTTGGATGAAGTTCTTTCATTTGATTGGAACTTTTCCCTTGCCGGCAAGGAAATTGATAAGGATTCATTCCAAAAGTTGGTCGACGAGAATCGTGAGTATATCCGTTCCGGTGATGAATGGTTCCATATTGATCCACTCTGGCTGAAGCGGATCCGCGAGTTGATGGAACAGGCGGATGCTGGTGAGTGGACGGTGAAGGATCTGTTGTTCCAGGAGATTCCTGAAGAGATTATCCCGATCGATGAAGATGAGGAATCGGACGACCCCCTTCTTGCGTTTTCGATGAAGCAGTCATTGCGTGATTATGTCGATATGATTTCGAATAAACATGGGCTGCCTGATGCGGGAGTGCCTGATAGTTTAAATGCAGAGCTTCGTCCGTATCAAATTGAAGGCTATAATTGGCTTGTTTTCATGCGTGAGTATCATTTCGGCGCGTGTTTGGCGGATGATATGGGACTTGGGAAAACGATTCAGCTCATTACTTATTTATTGAATGTGCATGCCCGTCCTGAAACGGTTGCTCCTTCGTTGATCATTTGCCCGACGAGTGTTTTAGGGAACTGGCAGAAGGAAATCGAGCGGTTTGCGCCAACTCTAAATGTCCATACGCATTATGGTCCGTCACGGGCTAAGGATGAAGAGTTTGAGAAGCTTGTTGCTGAACGAAAACCGGATGTCATTTTGACGACATACGGGACAGTGACCCAGGATGATGAGACACTTGGCGGAACTGTGTTTGCGAGCATTACACTTGATGAGGCACAGAATATCAAGAATATGCAAACGAAGCAGTCTCGAGCGATACGTAAATTGCATGGTGACCATCAGATTGCGTTGACGGGTACGCCAATCGAAAACCGTTTATCCGAGCTTTGGGCGATCTTTGATTTTATCCATAAAGGGTATTTCGGTAGTTTCCGGACGTTCACTGAACAGTTCATCATTCCGATTGAACGGGATGATGCGGAGCTTGAGAAACGGAAACTACGTGCGAAGATTAGGCCGTTTTTATTGCGCAGGACGAAAAACGATCCTGATTTGCAGTTGAATCTTCCGAAGAAGCTTGAGCAGAATGAGTATTGTCCACTTACTACTGAGCAGGCGGCGCTTTACGAAAGTTTCATAGAGGATACGAAGTTCAAGCTTGACACGTTGTCGGGCTTTGAACGGAAAGGGTTGATTTTGAAGATGTTAAGCCGCTTGAAGCAGCTTTGCAATCACCCTTCCCTTTTCCTGAAGGAACCGAATGCCCCTGCCGCTCAGATGTTGGAGCGGTCGGTGAAGCTGAATCGAATTGTGTCGATGGCCGCGGATATTGCCGCCAATGGCGAACAATGCCTCATTTTTACGCAGTATATCGGAATGGGACAATTGATCCGCCAATGTCTGAGCGAGTTGCATGATATTGATGTCCCTTTCTTGTCAGGCAGTATGCCGAAAGGGCAACGGGATCATTTAGTTGAGGCGTTCCAGGCCGGTGAATTCCCGATTTTCATCCTTTCATTGAAAGCGGGCGGCACTGGATTGAACTTGACGGGTGCGAATCATGTGTTGCATGCGGATCGCTGGTGGAATCCGGCTGTTGAAAATCAGGCGACTGACCGGGCTTACAGGATCGGCCAGACGAAGTTTGTCCATGTCCATAAGTTTGTGACTGTTGGAACGATCGAAGAGAAGATCGATAAAATGCTCGCGGAGAAAGCGGCTCTTTCTGCAGATTTGATCCAATCGAGTCAATGGCTCACGGAATTGTCCGATACGGAATTGGATGATTTGCTGTCTTTTGAACGGTAATTTGGTGCCCTAATTCTTTCGGGAATTAGGGCTTTTTATATCCTCATTTTTGGTTGCCGATTATGTAAGGATACGACTTTTCCAAGTTGTTTCGATTCGATATCCAACATGCGTTCATTCAGAATTGCAAGGATGCGGATCAGTTCCCCGACTTGCATTTCGAGTCGAATGATTTTTCTTTCCATCTGTTCCATTTCGCGTTGCCTCCTTTTATTAGAATACGGCGGGAGCGGTCCCCGCCGCTTTTTGGTCGGCCGGATCATCGTGGCCATTGCAGCAAGCATTCCTTCGTGGAAGGTAATGCTTCCCCTTTGGATATGGACGGATCCCCACCCATCCATTATCCAATATTTCTTTCATCTTTTTTACCTCATAGATATTCTCATTCCACTATTTAGTTTTGAGTACAGCTTCGTTTCGCTTTCTTACCATCCCTCCCCATATGTATCGTCCCGATTGGTTAATAAATCGGCAAGCCGTCTTTCTCCTCCTGCGGCAAATGAAACTTCGACTTTACGTTTTCCTGCTCACTATTGCCTTCACTGCTTTGTTGCTGCACATTGGATTCAGGCTCATCGTACAGGTTTTCGCTGCTCCTACGTTTTGTAGAAAGGAATTTAATTTCTTCACCGATCACTTCCGTTACAAACACTCGGCTTCTGTCTTCCCTTTCGTACGTTCTCGATTGGATACGCCCTCCGACCCCAATTAAGGATCCCTTTCCACAATGCTTCGCCGTATTTTCCGCAGTTTTCCCCCAAGCCGTGCAAAGGATGAAATCTGCTTCCACTTCGCCATGCTGGTTTTTAAATTTACGGTTCACGGCAAGGACGAAGCTCGTTTGCAGCCTTCCTTCCGACAACCTTCTTAAAATCGGATCCTTCGTAATTCGCCCTACAAGTGCAACCTGATTCACTGTTTTCCCTCCCTTCATCTCGTGATGCCCTTATCATACAAAGCGGGTGATCATTCTGACAAATCGACAAAAATGAGTTTTGGGGGATAAATTATGCAATTTTCATGTGCTTTTCGAGGTGAATTTACACCCTTTTATTGCCAAATGCGATAGCCTCGCAGTTTGTAAGTTTTCATTTTTCCGTGATAATTCGAGTTTGGCATGTTTTTAAAGTTTTTTTCTGCTGTATGGTATACTGGAGCAAAAAGTGAGGCGGGTGGCGCGTTTGAAGACTTTTAAAATGTTATCTGTCGGTGTTTTGATTGACGATAAAATACAAGATTTTCCGTTGGTTGATGGGATTATTATTAATCAAGAAAATAGTCATCGAATGTGGATTCTTGAGATGTTCATCGATAGCCAGCATCAGGAGCTGTTCGAGGGTTGGAAGGAATCTGGCGAAGTTTTGGATACAAGTGTCGTCATCTCCTATCCCGAAAATGAACCTGCGGGATTCCGTGTGGCGGTGGATACTGTTCAACAAATCGGGGACAATATTTCCGTTTTGCTGAAAGGTCGTTTGAAGCGGGCTCGCACTCAGTATGCGGAGCATTTATTGGAAGAGTTGATCACTGAAGGGTTGAGCGGTGAGGATTTGTTAAGGCGATTTGAGTCGGATATGCGGGAGAGGCCAAGGTTGAAGAAGGATCGGGAGAAGGGGGATTGAGGTAGGGTGTGAGGGGGCATTGAGCGCGGGGGCATGGTTGTTGGGCGCGGGCGGAGGTTCTTGAGCGCGGGCGGAGGTTCTTGAGCGCTTGCGGAGGTTCTTGAGCGCGGAGGCATGGTTCTTGAGCGCGGGTGGAGGTTCTTGAGCGCGGACGGAGGTTGTTGAGCGCTTGCGGAGATTCTTGAGCGCGAGCGGTGGTTGTTGAGCGCTTGCGGAGGTTCTTGAGCGCTTGCGAGGATTCTTGAGCGCCGGCGGAGATTCTTGAGCGCGTGGGGAGATTCTTGAGCGCTTGCGAGGATTCTTGAGCGCCGGCAGAGACTCTTGAGCGCGGAGACATGGTTCTTGAGCGCCGCGCGACTTACATCAATCAATCAAAAAACCGCCAATAAATTGGCGGTTTTTCTTTGTGGCTTGTGGTTAGCGGTTGTTATTTCTGTCGCGATTCATGGTGCCATTGTTCGGTGATGTTGTGCCATCGCCGTTCATGTCTCCGTTGATACGGTTATCATCATTAATGATTCCGTTGTCATTCACACCGTTGTTTACACCGTTGCCGTTGTCGATGCCGTCCAAGTCTGGTCCGGCACCGTTATTGACTCTTGGTGTTAAATCTCGTGTATCGCGGTCCAGGGTTTCCATCGGCGTTTCGTTGTTGTTTGGAACGTTGTTGTTACACGCAGTTAGGATTAATCCGGATACGAGTACGAACGGTATCGCTTTTTTGTACATGTACAATTCCCTCCTTTCCACAAGCCTCTATCATACAAATCGTATGATACTTGTAGGTTGGCTCAAAAGGAGGGAACTATCCATACTTTTTTATTGATTTTCCATTCGTTCCTTCAGCACTGATTCAACGTAGGCCGCTTCTGCTTTGCAGTGATAGTTCAAGTAGATGTCGAGCTTTTCCTGCAGCATCTGGATGTTTGCAACTTGTTCCTCAGATGGCGGTTCGCTCAGAATGCGTTGAATGACTTCGTTGATTCGCTGGGCGAGGTCTTCGTGGAAAGCGGGATTGTTTTTCATTTTATCGGGAATTTTTGAGTACCACAGCGCTTTTGTGGTGATGTATTCCCGCCATGTTTTGATGAATTCCTCGATGTCGTATTCATCTTCATCCCAGTTGATGCTTGTCATATATTGCTCGAATGTTTGCGTGATGGAACGCGTGATGCTGCTTTTTATATTTGGAGAAAGATCTTTCATGAATTTTGGTACCTCCTACAATATATCGTGCATGAATAATACGCTTTTGCACATTCTTAATTCGATTCGCTTGCAGCTGGCCCAAGGGCAAATGTGATCTCCGTTTCGCAGGCGACTTCGCCATCTACGGTTGCAACCGCTTTCCCTTTTCCAATTGTGCCGCGCATTCTTGTGATTTCTACCTCGAGTTTCA contains:
- a CDS encoding efflux RND transporter periplasmic adaptor subunit, which produces MNKRMSITVALIISIFIAVNVHLLFSKNSMILKSVYVNKYERMTPNHFVEEIHKEGLVSPEGIFTVYVGDDETIEEWLVKEGDKVQIGDEIALLQTEHAENQLIAWRAEEEGLLEQRNSIESILSNLESDRWTVDDNTNVNTTETVGETDIELNVNVQVSQDGIYAQAIAEAERELSEINRKLTVVQTQLTQNSARPALVSPVDGTVAHVNKYGTTLATELYSETKVISTYVSLDEWQKIAVGDSVRIQGANLDSVIEGAVLSVSEVPATDDRWRQAFDQLEMKEQKNPLELYEIRIQPVNELSNLPFGANVNAQIIVNEADAVSMKLHWLKSYTNGKAIAWKLDDHGRAVKTEIIVPFESINQAVVTDGLKIGDVVIYDDKLSDYNTPLKVFFPFPLELPEKEQWLGFGWKNYLKYGIGQ
- a CDS encoding transcriptional regulator is translated as MLSVQRMTPFFTSQEDFRLRLVFAYQYFSIIKGGEVYQFVPSEGKEIVVNVKSLQVENLGEVFVFQRGSKFIRLPLYQLLLISDLHLHLSTILEGTLKLKIEMPEVVIAEAGQLIEELEAEYYDRMIDYALETKNRSLFIQLTEGML
- a CDS encoding DEAD/DEAH box helicase, yielding MTKKDTLNLHFELSINRNELGSYTVSATDSLGFHIDADRLSSFLFFNNEQALYGMLAVTDEKGVHLNTNDFIQVFSGKTHPFATFGGSSAEDEDHLAALREAAGILSESDFWHHVAMDAGKIRFDEDKLNLSAFTSMILHDAIREKIEASGLRFEQLPTLLPHLRKFGWPGESVSNMPVRVAFRLTEPDAETDTEWLLETVVVSERGAHWTPAVRKMNAEVADALPAKWKEYADEILKKQSEMVSFLRSIEVEPGNRFLSMPMSDPEVRVFIQEDLPIFQSFGFPVILPAWLKSVTETRMRVRTSASVQSYRAAANLDEVLSFDWNFSLAGKEIDKDSFQKLVDENREYIRSGDEWFHIDPLWLKRIRELMEQADAGEWTVKDLLFQEIPEEIIPIDEDEESDDPLLAFSMKQSLRDYVDMISNKHGLPDAGVPDSLNAELRPYQIEGYNWLVFMREYHFGACLADDMGLGKTIQLITYLLNVHARPETVAPSLIICPTSVLGNWQKEIERFAPTLNVHTHYGPSRAKDEEFEKLVAERKPDVILTTYGTVTQDDETLGGTVFASITLDEAQNIKNMQTKQSRAIRKLHGDHQIALTGTPIENRLSELWAIFDFIHKGYFGSFRTFTEQFIIPIERDDAELEKRKLRAKIRPFLLRRTKNDPDLQLNLPKKLEQNEYCPLTTEQAALYESFIEDTKFKLDTLSGFERKGLILKMLSRLKQLCNHPSLFLKEPNAPAAQMLERSVKLNRIVSMAADIAANGEQCLIFTQYIGMGQLIRQCLSELHDIDVPFLSGSMPKGQRDHLVEAFQAGEFPIFILSLKAGGTGLNLTGANHVLHADRWWNPAVENQATDRAYRIGQTKFVHVHKFVTVGTIEEKIDKMLAEKAALSADLIQSSQWLTELSDTELDDLLSFER
- the ssb gene encoding single-stranded DNA-binding protein; translation: MNQVALVGRITKDPILRRLSEGRLQTSFVLAVNRKFKNQHGEVEADFILCTAWGKTAENTAKHCGKGSLIGVGGRIQSRTYEREDRSRVFVTEVIGEEIKFLSTKRRSSENLYDEPESNVQQQSSEGNSEQENVKSKFHLPQEEKDGLPIY
- a CDS encoding YwpF family protein, with the protein product MKTFKMLSVGVLIDDKIQDFPLVDGIIINQENSHRMWILEMFIDSQHQELFEGWKESGEVLDTSVVISYPENEPAGFRVAVDTVQQIGDNISVLLKGRLKRARTQYAEHLLEELITEGLSGEDLLRRFESDMRERPRLKKDREKGD